In Arthrobacter sp. MN05-02, one genomic interval encodes:
- the metB gene encoding cystathionine gamma-synthase — MTHSNAQGFNTRAVHAGQTPDPTTGAVIPPLYQTTTFAQDGIGKLRNGYEYGRGTNPTRDALQVQLAALEGGEHAFSFSSGLAAEDALIRAALRPGDHIVLGNDAYGGTYRLIDRVLSQWGITNTAVDMADADAVRAAIAANNTKMVWVETPSNPMMKITDIAATAQLAHDAGALLVVDNTFASPYLQQPLTFGADVVVHSTTKYIGGHSDASGGAVVVNDGELAEKIGFIQFAVGAVSAPMEAWLTTRGLKTLGVRMDRHSSNATAIARWLLEQDEVEHVYYPGLPEHPGHDLAAAQMKDFGGMISVTFKGGAEAAKKVAESTSVFLLAESLGGIESLMNYPSDMTHASVKGTELAVPENLVRLSVGIEDLEDLIGDLEQAIAALRQS; from the coding sequence GTGACGCACTCGAACGCCCAGGGTTTCAACACCCGGGCCGTCCACGCAGGCCAGACCCCCGACCCCACGACGGGAGCGGTGATCCCGCCCCTGTACCAGACCACGACGTTCGCGCAGGACGGCATCGGCAAGCTGCGCAACGGCTACGAATACGGACGTGGCACCAACCCCACCCGTGACGCGCTGCAGGTCCAGCTCGCCGCGCTCGAGGGCGGCGAGCACGCCTTCAGCTTCTCGTCGGGGCTTGCGGCGGAGGACGCGCTCATCCGGGCCGCCCTCCGCCCGGGCGACCACATCGTCCTCGGCAACGACGCGTACGGCGGCACCTACCGCCTGATCGACCGTGTGCTGTCCCAGTGGGGCATCACCAACACCGCCGTGGACATGGCGGACGCCGACGCGGTCCGGGCCGCCATCGCCGCGAACAACACGAAGATGGTGTGGGTGGAGACGCCGTCGAACCCGATGATGAAGATCACGGACATCGCCGCGACCGCCCAGCTCGCGCACGACGCCGGTGCACTGCTCGTCGTCGACAACACGTTCGCCTCGCCCTACCTGCAGCAGCCGCTCACCTTCGGTGCCGACGTCGTCGTCCACTCGACCACCAAGTACATCGGCGGGCACTCGGACGCCAGCGGCGGGGCCGTCGTCGTGAACGACGGCGAGCTCGCCGAGAAGATCGGCTTCATCCAGTTCGCCGTCGGCGCCGTGTCCGCACCCATGGAGGCCTGGCTCACCACGCGCGGGCTCAAGACCCTCGGGGTGCGCATGGACCGGCACTCCTCCAACGCGACCGCGATCGCACGCTGGCTGCTCGAGCAGGACGAGGTGGAGCACGTGTACTACCCGGGGCTACCCGAGCACCCGGGTCACGATCTCGCCGCGGCCCAGATGAAGGACTTCGGCGGCATGATCTCCGTGACCTTCAAGGGCGGTGCGGAGGCCGCGAAGAAGGTCGCCGAGTCGACGTCCGTCTTTCTCCTCGCGGAGTCCCTCGGCGGTATCGAGTCGCTGATGAACTACCCGTCCGACATGACGCACGCCTCGGTCAAGGGCACCGAGCTCGCGGTCCCCGAGAACCTGGTCCGGCTGTCCGTCGGCATCGAGGATCTCGAGGACCTGATCGGCGACCTCGAGCAGGCCATCGCCGCACTGCGCCAGTCCTGA
- a CDS encoding putative cystathionine beta-synthase, whose product MKYANSIVDLIGNTPLVRLNSVTDGIAATVLAKVEYLNPGGSVKDRIAAKIIDAAEAEGKIKPGGTIVEPTSGNTGVGLALVAQQRGYNCVFVVPDKVGEDKRNVLKAYGAEVVVTPTAVAPDSPHSYYGVSDRLVREIPGAYKPDQFSNQNGPLSHYETTGPEIWNDTDGKLTHFVTGVGTGGTITGTGRYLKEVSADRDGGPVRIIGADPDGSIYSGGTGRPYFVEGVGEDMWPESYDPSIPDEIHGVTDAESFEMTRRLAREEGLLVGGSCGMAVVAALRVAKDLTADDVVVVLLPDGGRGYLGKIFNDDWMKSYGFLSGGGEASVGEVLRAKSGSLPDLVHTHPTETVRDVIAILAEHGVSSVPVLSQKPPVRMGEVLGSVDERSLTEKIFNGEAQLTDQISQHMDAKLPLIGSLESVETARERLQDSDTLMVTHVGSPVGILTRHDLLTYMSK is encoded by the coding sequence ATGAAGTATGCCAATTCAATCGTCGACCTGATCGGCAACACCCCGCTGGTCAGGCTCAACTCCGTCACCGACGGCATCGCAGCCACCGTCCTCGCGAAGGTCGAATACCTCAATCCGGGCGGGTCGGTGAAGGACCGCATCGCGGCGAAGATCATCGACGCAGCCGAAGCCGAGGGGAAGATCAAGCCCGGCGGAACCATCGTCGAACCGACCTCCGGCAACACCGGCGTCGGACTCGCCCTCGTGGCGCAGCAGCGCGGCTACAACTGCGTGTTCGTGGTGCCCGACAAGGTGGGCGAGGACAAGCGCAACGTCCTCAAGGCCTACGGCGCGGAGGTCGTGGTCACGCCGACCGCCGTCGCCCCCGACAGCCCGCACTCCTACTACGGCGTCTCCGACCGCCTCGTCCGCGAGATCCCCGGCGCCTACAAGCCCGACCAGTTCTCCAACCAGAACGGGCCGCTGAGCCACTACGAGACCACGGGCCCCGAGATCTGGAACGACACCGACGGCAAGCTCACGCACTTCGTCACGGGCGTCGGCACCGGCGGCACCATCACCGGCACCGGCCGGTACCTGAAGGAGGTCTCGGCGGACCGCGACGGCGGGCCCGTGCGCATCATCGGCGCCGACCCCGACGGCTCCATCTACTCGGGCGGCACCGGACGCCCCTACTTCGTCGAGGGCGTCGGCGAGGACATGTGGCCCGAATCCTACGACCCGTCCATCCCGGACGAGATCCATGGCGTCACGGACGCCGAGAGCTTCGAGATGACCCGGCGCCTCGCCCGCGAGGAGGGCCTGCTGGTCGGCGGGTCCTGCGGCATGGCGGTCGTCGCGGCGCTGCGTGTCGCCAAGGACCTGACGGCCGACGACGTCGTCGTCGTCCTCCTGCCCGACGGCGGCCGCGGCTACCTCGGAAAGATCTTCAACGACGACTGGATGAAGTCCTACGGCTTTCTGTCCGGCGGCGGCGAGGCGAGCGTCGGCGAGGTGCTGCGCGCCAAGAGCGGTTCCCTGCCGGACCTCGTGCACACGCACCCCACCGAGACCGTCCGCGACGTCATCGCGATCCTGGCCGAACACGGCGTCTCCAGCGTCCCGGTGCTGTCCCAGAAGCCTCCCGTCAGGATGGGAGAGGTGCTGGGATCCGTCGACGAGCGGTCGCTGACGGAGAAGATCTTCAACGGCGAGGCGCAGCTGACGGACCAGATCTCACAGCACATGGATGCGAAGCTCCCCCTCATCGGGTCGCTCGAATCCGTCGAGACGGCGCGGGAACGGCTCCAGGACAGCGACACGCTGATGGTGACGCACGTCGGGTCCCCGGTGGGAATTCTTACGCGCCACGACTTGCTGACATACATGAGCAAGTAA
- a CDS encoding arsenic transporter encodes MTLRTASRAILPVLALACIAAGLLPGPALAGLWARIWPILLFVTAMTVVTDLLFAAGVFERIIAASARLARGRTIVLWLVTVVLAVGCTVFFSLDTTAVLLTPLVVLLARRSGLLPLPFAVTVVWLANTASLLLPVSNLTNLLVQERLQLTPAAFAWLVHGPAVVGVVVPCAVLLLIFRRQLSGRFSPAAPRAAEDRVLLRCGYAVLIVLLPALVSGIPVAASAGGAAGVLLVLFAVRRRSTLTFRLIPVNPLVLALSLFVLVTTAQSQGLAAGIAPVAGTGAGLADLLQLAAVGAAGANAVNNLPAYLALEPLTGSPLRLAALLIGVNLGPLVTPWGSLATLLWAERLQSLGLSIRWVPFALAGLLVTALTLPAAVVVLWWTGS; translated from the coding sequence GTGACCCTGCGCACTGCCTCCCGGGCGATCCTGCCGGTCCTCGCCCTGGCGTGCATCGCCGCCGGCCTGCTGCCCGGTCCCGCCCTGGCCGGGCTGTGGGCGCGCATCTGGCCGATCCTGCTCTTCGTGACCGCCATGACGGTGGTCACGGACCTGCTCTTCGCGGCGGGCGTCTTCGAGCGGATCATCGCCGCGTCGGCGCGCCTGGCCAGGGGCCGCACGATCGTGCTGTGGCTCGTGACCGTCGTCCTCGCCGTGGGCTGCACCGTCTTCTTCTCTCTGGATACGACGGCGGTGCTGCTCACACCCCTGGTGGTGCTGCTCGCCCGGCGGAGCGGGCTCCTTCCCCTGCCCTTCGCCGTGACGGTCGTCTGGCTCGCCAATACGGCGTCCCTGCTCCTGCCGGTGTCCAACCTGACGAACCTCCTGGTGCAGGAGCGACTGCAGCTCACTCCGGCAGCCTTCGCGTGGCTCGTCCACGGCCCGGCGGTAGTAGGCGTCGTCGTGCCGTGCGCCGTCCTGCTCCTGATCTTCCGCCGGCAGCTGTCCGGCCGTTTCTCCCCCGCCGCACCCCGCGCAGCGGAGGACCGCGTGCTGCTGCGGTGTGGCTACGCGGTCCTCATAGTCCTGCTGCCGGCCCTGGTCAGCGGGATCCCGGTGGCGGCGAGCGCCGGCGGGGCCGCCGGCGTCCTCCTGGTCCTCTTCGCGGTCCGGCGACGCAGCACGCTGACCTTCCGGCTGATCCCCGTGAATCCGCTCGTCCTCGCGCTCAGCCTCTTCGTGCTCGTCACCACGGCCCAGTCGCAGGGCCTCGCCGCCGGGATCGCTCCCGTGGCCGGGACCGGGGCAGGACTCGCGGACCTCCTGCAGCTCGCGGCCGTCGGTGCAGCCGGCGCCAATGCCGTCAACAACCTGCCCGCCTACCTGGCCCTGGAGCCGCTGACCGGCTCTCCCCTCCGCCTGGCAGCACTGCTCATCGGCGTGAACCTCGGGCCGCTCGTCACCCCCTGGGGATCCCTCGCGACTCTGCTGTGGGCCGAACGGCTGCAGTCCCTCGGCCTGTCCATCCGATGGGTGCCGTTCGCTCTGGCGGGACTGCTCGTGACGGCGCTGACGCTGCCCGCCGCCGTCGTCGTGCTGTGGTGGACGGGGTCCTGA
- a CDS encoding hypothetical protein (possible pseudo due to frameshift): MAIVLTGDLLVHPQLWEQAAADAAATGVRPLDFGPLLASQRPYLAAGTLGVCHLETPVADADGPFSGYPQFNVPPQILAAAKDVGYDACTTASNHTIDWGAEGVERTLAALDAVGLDHTGSYTSAADAEEVLILDQPQARVAVIQATYGLNGLVPDEPWRVDLIDAQHMIAKARTARRLGADIVIAALHAGDEYASVPNTQQVEVAHALADSGEIDVVYGHHTHSVLPVERYNGTWIAYGLGNGGDGVVARPRGQQRGPDDPGPAEQGCRRRLVRLRLRLVAVPDRRGTLPLVFARPRSAGRGLLVPGARGSGARADPARGRVARRGRGRCPPMGGLRRRSGALGPGVTHGASTRSPRRATPSSRCRRGPW; encoded by the coding sequence GTGGCCATCGTCCTCACGGGAGACCTCCTGGTGCATCCGCAGCTGTGGGAGCAGGCCGCGGCGGACGCGGCGGCGACGGGCGTCCGCCCGCTCGATTTCGGGCCGTTGCTCGCAAGCCAGCGCCCCTATCTCGCGGCGGGAACGCTGGGCGTCTGCCACCTCGAGACACCCGTGGCCGACGCGGACGGACCGTTCAGCGGTTATCCGCAGTTCAACGTCCCCCCGCAGATCCTCGCCGCGGCGAAGGACGTCGGGTACGACGCGTGCACCACCGCGAGCAATCACACCATCGACTGGGGCGCCGAGGGGGTGGAGCGCACGCTCGCGGCGCTGGACGCGGTGGGCCTCGACCACACGGGGTCCTATACGAGCGCCGCCGACGCGGAGGAGGTGCTGATCCTCGATCAGCCGCAGGCGAGGGTGGCGGTCATCCAGGCGACGTACGGGCTGAACGGGCTGGTGCCCGACGAGCCGTGGCGGGTGGACCTGATCGATGCGCAGCACATGATCGCGAAGGCGAGGACGGCCCGGCGCCTGGGGGCGGACATCGTGATCGCGGCGCTGCACGCCGGGGACGAATACGCCTCCGTCCCGAACACCCAGCAGGTGGAGGTCGCCCACGCACTCGCGGACAGCGGCGAGATCGACGTCGTCTACGGTCACCACACCCACTCGGTGCTGCCGGTCGAGCGCTACAACGGCACGTGGATCGCCTACGGGCTCGGCAACGGGGGTGACGGAGTTGTCGCCCGTCCACGAGGTCAACAACGAGGGCCTGATGATCCGGGTCCGGCTGAGCAGGGCTGCCGGCGGCGGCTGGTCCGTCTCCGGCTTCGACTGGTTGCCGTCCCTGATCGTCGCGGCACCCTACCGCTGGTGTTCGCTCGCCCCCGATCGGCCGGTCGGGGCCTGCTCGTCCCCGGAGCACGAGGCAGCGGTGCGCGAGCGGACCCGGCGCGTGGTCGAGTCGCTCGGCGCGGCCGGGGCCGGTGCCCGCCAATGGGAGGTCTCCGCCGACGGAGCGGGGCGCTAGGGCCGGGGGTCACCCACGGAGCGTCGACGCGATCGCCTCGCCGAGCGACGCCGTCGTCCCGGTGCCGCCGAGGTCCCTGGTGA
- a CDS encoding 3-methyladenine DNA glycosylase, which translates to MSIAPAVVPPGAEAAEWIPDGPYNLAATIGTLQCGTHDPSFLVQGPDSWLAFRTVDGPVTLCLRQRGSLNSSRIQANAWGPGAARALASFPRLLGADDDWSAFDCAEFRATLPDLARKGRYLNPGLRLPASGRMLDTVARAILEQKVTGIEAKRAWRYLLARYGDPAPGAGDVAPAALRLPPTAEQWRRVPSWDWHKAGVDAKRSTTILKAALVATGLERLASLPGGDAVRAGLRSVPGIGVWTVAEVVQRTHGCPDSISVGDYHLAAYVGAALTGRRTDDAGMIELLAPWQGQRQRVVRSLYSSGFRKPTFGPRLSPEDHRRR; encoded by the coding sequence ATGAGCATCGCCCCCGCCGTCGTGCCCCCGGGAGCGGAAGCCGCGGAGTGGATCCCCGACGGTCCCTACAATCTCGCCGCGACGATCGGCACGCTGCAGTGCGGCACCCACGACCCCTCTTTCCTCGTGCAGGGTCCCGACTCCTGGCTCGCCTTCCGGACCGTGGACGGCCCTGTCACGCTCTGCCTGCGGCAGCGGGGGTCCCTGAACAGCAGCCGCATCCAGGCGAACGCCTGGGGACCGGGGGCGGCCCGGGCGCTGGCCTCTTTTCCCCGCCTGCTCGGAGCGGACGACGACTGGTCCGCCTTCGACTGTGCAGAGTTCCGCGCCACGCTGCCCGATCTCGCCCGCAAGGGCAGGTACCTGAATCCCGGCCTGCGCCTTCCGGCGTCGGGGCGGATGCTCGACACGGTGGCCCGGGCGATCCTCGAGCAGAAGGTCACCGGCATCGAGGCCAAGCGCGCCTGGCGCTACCTGCTGGCCCGATACGGCGACCCGGCCCCCGGAGCCGGTGACGTCGCTCCCGCGGCACTTCGCCTTCCCCCGACCGCCGAGCAGTGGCGCCGCGTCCCGTCCTGGGACTGGCACAAGGCCGGCGTGGACGCGAAGCGCTCGACCACCATCCTCAAGGCGGCCCTCGTGGCGACCGGGCTGGAACGGCTCGCGTCCCTGCCCGGCGGTGACGCCGTCCGTGCCGGACTGCGGTCCGTGCCCGGCATCGGCGTGTGGACGGTGGCCGAGGTGGTGCAGCGGACGCACGGCTGCCCCGACTCGATCTCCGTCGGTGACTACCACCTCGCGGCCTATGTCGGTGCCGCACTCACCGGGCGGCGGACCGACGACGCCGGGATGATCGAGCTGCTCGCGCCGTGGCAGGGGCAGCGCCAGCGCGTGGTGCGGTCCCTCTACTCGAGCGGCTTCCGCAAGCCCACCTTCGGCCCCCGCCTCTCCCCCGAGGACCACCGCCGGCGCTAG
- the trxC gene encoding thiol reductase thioredoxin, with protein sequence MSTINITEASFPETIEGNDIVFVDFWADWCGPCKQFAPVYDAVSQQHEDVTFAKVDTEAEQSLAAAAGITSIPTLMAFREKVLVFSQPGALNATQFGELVDAVKGLDMKAVHEQIAQQQAQAGPAGDAQ encoded by the coding sequence TCGACAATCAATATCACTGAGGCAAGCTTCCCCGAGACCATCGAGGGCAACGACATCGTGTTCGTTGACTTCTGGGCCGACTGGTGCGGACCGTGCAAGCAGTTCGCGCCGGTGTACGACGCCGTCTCGCAACAGCACGAGGACGTCACCTTCGCGAAGGTCGACACCGAGGCCGAGCAGTCGCTCGCCGCAGCCGCAGGGATCACCTCCATCCCTACGCTGATGGCGTTCCGTGAGAAGGTCCTCGTCTTCTCCCAGCCCGGTGCGCTCAATGCGACGCAGTTCGGTGAGCTGGTCGACGCCGTCAAGGGCCTGGACATGAAGGCAGTGCACGAGCAGATCGCGCAGCAGCAGGCGCAGGCCGGCCCCGCCGGCGACGCGCAGTAG